A single Microbacterium protaetiae DNA region contains:
- the ychF gene encoding redox-regulated ATPase YchF codes for MALTIGIVGLPNVGKSTLFNALTRNQVLAANYPFATIEPNIGVVNLPDARLDRLAELFHSERIVPATVSFVDIAGIVRGASEGEGLGNQFLANIREADAIAQVVRGFSDDDVVHVEGGVNPRNDLETIGAELMLADLQTIEKALPRYEKEVKGKRLDPAVLEAAVAAKDALDRGVLLSAAGVDLAPIKELGLLTAKPFIFVFNVDEAVLTDAARKAELEALVAPAHAVFLDAKIESELIDLDPEDAKELLESTGQDESGLDQLARIGFDTLGLQTYLTAGPKEARAWTIGKGWKAPQAAGVIHTDFEKGFIKAEVISFEDLVSLGSVVEARAHGKARLEGKDYVMQDGDVVEFRHS; via the coding sequence GTGGCCCTCACCATCGGAATCGTCGGACTGCCCAACGTCGGCAAGTCCACCCTGTTCAACGCCCTGACCCGCAACCAGGTGCTCGCGGCGAACTACCCGTTCGCGACGATCGAGCCCAACATCGGGGTGGTGAACCTGCCTGACGCGCGGCTGGATCGACTGGCCGAGCTGTTCCACAGCGAACGGATCGTGCCCGCGACAGTGTCGTTCGTCGACATCGCGGGTATCGTGCGCGGCGCGAGCGAGGGTGAGGGGCTGGGCAACCAGTTCCTCGCGAACATCCGCGAGGCCGATGCCATCGCGCAGGTGGTGCGCGGGTTCTCGGACGACGACGTGGTGCACGTCGAAGGCGGGGTCAACCCGCGCAATGACCTCGAGACGATCGGCGCCGAGCTCATGCTGGCCGATCTGCAGACCATCGAGAAGGCGCTGCCGCGGTACGAGAAGGAAGTCAAGGGCAAGCGGCTCGATCCTGCTGTTCTCGAGGCTGCCGTGGCAGCCAAGGATGCTCTGGACCGTGGTGTGCTGCTCTCGGCAGCGGGCGTCGACCTTGCCCCGATCAAGGAACTGGGGCTGCTGACGGCCAAGCCCTTCATCTTCGTGTTCAACGTTGATGAGGCGGTGCTGACGGATGCCGCGCGCAAGGCTGAGCTCGAGGCGTTGGTGGCTCCCGCGCACGCGGTGTTCCTCGACGCGAAGATCGAGTCTGAGCTCATCGACCTCGACCCGGAGGACGCGAAGGAACTGTTGGAGTCGACCGGGCAGGACGAGTCGGGGCTGGACCAACTCGCCCGGATCGGGTTCGACACCCTTGGGCTGCAGACGTATCTGACAGCCGGCCCGAAGGAGGCCCGCGCCTGGACCATCGGCAAGGGGTGGAAGGCGCCGCAGGCGGCGGGAGTCATCCACACCGACTTCGAGAAGGGCTTCATCAAGGCCGAGGTCATCTCGTTCGAAGACCTGGTCTCACTGGGGTCGGTCGTCGAGGCACGTGCGCACGGCAAGGCGCGCCTGGAGGGCAAGGACTACGTCATGCAGGATGGCGACGTGGTGGAGTTCCGCCACAGTTAG
- a CDS encoding DUF2971 domain-containing protein, giving the protein MFSVLAHYTSGTGVRGIVEGKSLWASHVAFLNDASEFEYAFTLAREIIERINSLREDWAPRYPKLAELITHESTHLERGSLPDVFVTSLTTKTEDLSQWRGYTSAGDGYTVLFDAEKLRDHANALGWRLVPVQYEGSGAVAAVVEATFRKLDDGIYADAESAFRGFQDVLFEVAPTLKHDAFDAEQEWRLISPPDVDPTAIKWRSGASFLVPYLEFPLPQADSGVIVGFGVGPGPNGDLASSALLKYINQMGHHVGVGMPGIPFRPW; this is encoded by the coding sequence GTGTTCTCAGTCCTTGCGCACTACACCAGCGGTACTGGCGTCCGTGGCATCGTCGAAGGAAAGTCGCTGTGGGCTAGCCACGTCGCCTTCCTCAATGATGCCTCGGAGTTTGAGTACGCGTTCACTCTCGCTCGCGAGATCATCGAGAGAATCAACTCGCTCCGTGAAGACTGGGCCCCGCGGTATCCGAAGCTCGCCGAACTCATCACTCACGAAAGCACGCACCTTGAGCGGGGGAGTCTCCCGGACGTCTTCGTGACATCTCTGACGACGAAGACAGAAGATCTCAGTCAGTGGCGGGGATACACAAGCGCCGGCGACGGATACACGGTTCTATTTGACGCTGAGAAGCTCCGGGACCACGCAAACGCTCTGGGCTGGCGCCTCGTTCCGGTCCAGTACGAGGGCAGCGGCGCGGTCGCAGCCGTGGTTGAAGCCACCTTTCGAAAGCTAGACGACGGCATATACGCTGACGCCGAGTCTGCATTCCGTGGGTTCCAGGATGTGCTGTTCGAGGTGGCTCCTACTCTGAAGCACGATGCATTCGATGCCGAGCAAGAGTGGCGCTTGATCTCGCCGCCCGACGTTGACCCGACGGCGATCAAGTGGCGCTCTGGTGCGAGTTTTCTAGTGCCATATCTTGAGTTCCCGTTACCGCAAGCAGACTCCGGCGTCATCGTGGGGTTCGGGGTCGGTCCGGGGCCGAACGGTGATCTTGCGAGCTCGGCACTCCTGAAGTACATCAACCAGATGGGCCACCACGTTGGCGTTGGGATGCCGGGTATCCCTTTCCGCCCCTGGTAG
- a CDS encoding type II toxin-antitoxin system RelE/ParE family toxin translates to MIRSFGSKETERLWRRERVRSIDPGIHRVALRKLRQVGSAESLDDLRVPSGNRLEALKRDRVGQHGIRINDQWRICFVWTPAGPEEVEIVDYH, encoded by the coding sequence GTGATCAGATCGTTCGGTAGCAAGGAAACCGAACGGCTGTGGCGACGCGAACGTGTGCGCTCGATCGATCCGGGGATCCATCGGGTCGCGCTGCGCAAGTTGCGTCAGGTCGGATCCGCTGAGTCGCTCGATGACCTCCGCGTCCCATCCGGCAACCGGCTCGAAGCGCTGAAACGTGACAGGGTTGGCCAGCACGGCATCAGGATCAACGACCAGTGGCGGATCTGCTTCGTGTGGACGCCCGCCGGACCGGAGGAGGTGGAGATCGTTGACTATCACTGA
- a CDS encoding HigA family addiction module antitoxin produces MTITDKIPPIHPGEVLMEDFIEGFEITQNKLAVAIGVPPRRINEIVHGKRGITADTALRLERYFGVSAQFWLNLQTRYELDLAEDRIAEQIAAITPLKVA; encoded by the coding sequence TTGACTATCACTGACAAGATTCCCCCGATTCACCCGGGCGAGGTCCTCATGGAAGATTTCATTGAGGGCTTCGAGATTACTCAGAACAAGCTCGCGGTCGCCATCGGCGTGCCGCCACGCCGCATCAACGAGATCGTGCACGGTAAGCGCGGGATCACGGCCGATACGGCACTCCGTTTGGAGCGCTACTTCGGTGTCTCGGCGCAGTTTTGGCTCAACCTGCAGACGCGCTACGAGTTGGACCTTGCCGAGGATCGGATCGCCGAGCAGATCGCCGCGATCACCCCGCTGAAGGTTGCGTGA
- a CDS encoding NUDIX hydrolase yields the protein MSGGPERRLVRKVVGYVMRDQELLVFTHDDVPLEIAGVQVPAGTIEKEEAPDAAVVREVLEETGLALRVVRSLGTARYDIRPSKPEVHERHFFQLAPVEDDLPERWSAGEEYPSDGGDVQRWTFRWIPFEQAHVLCAGFGARLGEIVPDTQ from the coding sequence GTGAGCGGGGGCCCGGAACGCCGACTCGTTCGCAAGGTCGTCGGCTACGTCATGCGTGACCAGGAGCTGCTCGTCTTCACTCACGATGATGTCCCGCTCGAGATTGCGGGAGTCCAGGTGCCAGCCGGGACGATCGAGAAGGAGGAAGCGCCAGACGCCGCAGTCGTGCGTGAGGTACTGGAAGAGACTGGTCTTGCTCTTCGCGTCGTCAGATCCCTGGGTACGGCGCGATACGACATACGGCCCTCGAAACCCGAAGTGCACGAGCGGCATTTCTTCCAACTGGCGCCTGTGGAGGATGATCTACCCGAGCGATGGTCTGCCGGTGAGGAATATCCTTCCGATGGCGGTGATGTTCAGCGGTGGACGTTCCGCTGGATTCCATTCGAACAGGCTCACGTGCTGTGTGCGGGGTTCGGAGCGCGTCTCGGCGAGATTGTCCCGGACACCCAGTGA
- a CDS encoding IS982 family transposase, producing MKTELNTLLVTLYVHLDDRILPALGFTRDHRPGRKPALNDVELLCLLVAQHLLGIASDRKWIRYARAHLRGMFPNLPAQSGWGKRVRQATGLLSAVITELARDTPTFGEVTRLVDSTPVPCGKSRETVKRSDLAGHAGYGYCASHSRFFWGFRLYLICTPEGMPIIWGLANPKIGEREVTEQLLRHDRHLIAPGQVIVGDKGFAGRQFETFVTEELGAHLIRPDRKDEHKRFGKLGGIRQWVESVFDTLKGQLTLEEHGGRTVAGVYSRVAARLLALAAGIWHNWLTGAPSKRSLIAYDH from the coding sequence GTGAAAACCGAGCTCAACACCCTCCTTGTCACACTCTACGTGCACCTCGATGACCGGATTCTCCCGGCGCTCGGGTTCACCAGGGACCACCGGCCGGGTCGTAAGCCCGCGCTCAACGATGTCGAGTTGCTGTGTCTACTGGTCGCGCAGCACCTGCTGGGCATCGCGTCCGACAGGAAGTGGATCCGTTACGCCCGCGCACACCTGCGGGGCATGTTCCCGAACCTGCCCGCCCAGTCCGGGTGGGGCAAACGCGTCCGTCAGGCGACCGGACTGCTCTCCGCTGTGATCACCGAGCTGGCCCGCGATACCCCTACCTTCGGTGAGGTGACCCGGCTTGTCGATTCCACACCGGTCCCTTGCGGCAAGTCCCGGGAGACAGTGAAACGCTCCGATCTGGCCGGGCATGCCGGCTACGGGTACTGCGCCTCCCACTCCCGGTTCTTCTGGGGATTCCGGCTCTACCTGATCTGCACGCCAGAGGGGATGCCGATCATCTGGGGGCTGGCCAACCCGAAGATCGGAGAGCGAGAAGTCACCGAGCAGCTGCTGCGTCACGATCGGCACCTGATCGCACCCGGGCAGGTGATCGTCGGCGACAAGGGCTTCGCCGGCCGCCAGTTTGAGACGTTCGTCACCGAGGAGCTGGGCGCTCACCTGATCCGTCCAGACCGCAAGGACGAGCACAAACGTTTCGGGAAACTCGGCGGCATCCGGCAATGGGTCGAGTCCGTGTTCGACACATTGAAGGGCCAGCTCACACTCGAAGAACACGGCGGCCGAACCGTCGCCGGCGTCTACTCCCGCGTCGCGGCCCGCCTACTCGCCCTCGCCGCCGGCATCTGGCACAACTGGCTCACAGGCGCACCCTCAAAGAGATCCCTCATCGCCTACGACCACTAA
- a CDS encoding VOC family protein: MSLFRTPQIVLFTRDIDRALVFYTALGFEEAFRTPTAGTPIHVDLVLDGYRLGLAAESSTRNDHGLDPVTEGQRAAVILWTDDVRAGYARLVELGAKPIKTPEAWLGRLLIAWVEDLDGHLMQVVQAVG; encoded by the coding sequence ATGAGCCTTTTCCGGACTCCTCAGATCGTCCTGTTCACGCGTGATATCGATCGTGCACTGGTCTTCTATACCGCGCTCGGCTTCGAGGAGGCGTTTCGCACGCCAACAGCAGGTACCCCGATCCACGTCGATCTCGTCCTCGACGGATACCGGCTCGGCCTCGCCGCCGAATCGAGCACGCGCAACGACCACGGCCTCGACCCGGTCACTGAAGGCCAGCGCGCAGCTGTGATCCTCTGGACTGACGACGTTCGTGCTGGCTATGCGCGGCTCGTCGAACTCGGCGCAAAGCCGATCAAGACGCCGGAGGCATGGCTCGGTCGCCTGCTCATCGCGTGGGTCGAGGACCTCGACGGACATCTGATGCAGGTCGTGCAAGCCGTCGGCTGA
- a CDS encoding YciI family protein, translated as MSSKYLVIHMSDPTGTDLTQSEDQAMLERWAAEGEAAGRLGEGAPVAGPEQAKSVVVRDGRALITDGPFPEFKEWFAGYDLITADSIDEAAEYMTKHPVATLGRIYILPQVRLPWDEE; from the coding sequence ATGAGCAGCAAGTACCTCGTCATTCACATGTCCGACCCCACCGGCACCGATCTGACCCAGTCCGAGGACCAGGCGATGCTCGAACGCTGGGCTGCCGAGGGCGAAGCGGCGGGACGTCTCGGCGAGGGGGCACCTGTCGCGGGTCCCGAGCAGGCGAAGTCCGTCGTCGTCCGTGACGGCCGAGCCCTGATCACCGACGGCCCGTTCCCAGAGTTCAAGGAGTGGTTCGCCGGCTACGATCTCATCACCGCCGATTCGATCGACGAGGCCGCCGAGTACATGACGAAGCATCCGGTCGCGACCCTCGGCCGGATCTACATCCTGCCGCAGGTGAGACTGCCGTGGGATGAGGAGTGA
- a CDS encoding DUF6596 domain-containing protein, with protein sequence MTMPEPRDDTRDVATVITRTHREEWARIVAGLTRRFGDLDLAEEMTAEAFAAAVEHWPAHGIPPNPAGWVTTTANRRAIDRLRREARRDEKHREALLLHDPEPSAPTGAIEDDRLRLLFICCHPALSLDARVALTLRIVGGLTVAEIAHAFLVQDTTMGQRISRAKAKIKAAGIPFAIPAAEDLPARIDAVLVVLYLVFNEGYLASGPDTPAIRRDLTAEGIRLTRLAHGLRPDDAEVVGLLALMLLTDARSQARVSADGELVRLDEQDRGSWDRELIAEGLQLLGSREVDEPSGRYRLLAEINAAHVTAPHPRDTDWARIASLYSRLEEIDPSPLVTLNKAIALSEHDSPDLALAIVDRLTDKLDGHHAFHVTRAELLRATGRSADARAAYDRAIDLAGNTAETAHLIRRRNQLAPSNGELS encoded by the coding sequence ATGACCATGCCCGAACCCCGGGACGACACTCGGGATGTCGCGACGGTGATCACGCGCACGCATCGCGAGGAGTGGGCGCGGATCGTCGCGGGACTCACGCGGCGGTTCGGAGACCTCGACCTGGCCGAGGAGATGACCGCGGAGGCGTTCGCGGCCGCCGTCGAGCACTGGCCGGCACACGGCATACCGCCGAACCCTGCCGGGTGGGTGACCACGACAGCGAATCGCAGGGCGATCGACCGGCTGCGACGTGAAGCGCGTCGAGACGAGAAGCACCGGGAGGCGCTGCTGCTGCACGATCCGGAACCCTCCGCCCCGACCGGCGCCATCGAGGATGATCGGCTTCGGCTGCTGTTCATCTGCTGCCATCCGGCACTCTCGCTCGACGCGCGCGTCGCGCTGACCTTGAGGATCGTCGGCGGGCTCACCGTCGCCGAGATCGCCCATGCGTTCCTCGTGCAGGACACGACCATGGGTCAGCGGATCAGCCGGGCCAAGGCGAAGATCAAGGCGGCCGGCATCCCCTTCGCGATCCCCGCGGCGGAGGACCTCCCCGCGCGCATCGATGCCGTCCTCGTGGTGCTGTACCTCGTCTTCAACGAGGGATACCTCGCTTCCGGTCCCGACACGCCCGCGATCCGGCGCGATCTGACCGCCGAGGGGATCCGCCTCACTCGGCTCGCACATGGACTGCGGCCTGACGATGCCGAGGTGGTCGGTCTGCTCGCGTTGATGCTGCTCACCGACGCCCGCTCTCAGGCCCGTGTCTCGGCCGACGGTGAGCTGGTGCGGCTCGATGAGCAGGATCGTGGGTCCTGGGACCGAGAGCTGATCGCTGAGGGTCTGCAATTGCTCGGATCACGGGAGGTTGATGAGCCCTCGGGCAGGTACCGGCTGCTCGCGGAGATCAATGCCGCCCACGTCACCGCCCCGCATCCGCGTGACACCGACTGGGCGCGCATCGCGAGCCTTTACTCCCGGCTCGAGGAGATCGACCCGAGTCCACTCGTCACCCTCAATAAGGCCATCGCGCTCTCCGAGCACGATTCACCCGACCTCGCTCTCGCGATCGTCGACCGACTCACCGACAAGCTCGACGGCCACCATGCCTTCCACGTCACCCGTGCGGAACTGCTGCGCGCGACCGGCCGCTCCGCCGACGCCCGAGCGGCCTATGACCGCGCAATCGATCTGGCCGGGAACACCGCCGAGACTGCTCACCTCATCCGCCGACGAAATCAGCTCGCACCATCGAATGGAGAACTCTCATGA
- a CDS encoding arsenate reductase ArsC, with protein sequence MTEKKPSVLFVCVHNAGRSQMAAGWLRHLAGDRVEIRSAGSLPADRINPVVVAAMNEQGIDIAAEHPKIITTEAVQHSDVVITMGCGDACPFFPGKRYEDWKLDDPAGGDLGAVRQIRDEIRSHVEELITSLRED encoded by the coding sequence ATGACTGAGAAAAAGCCGTCGGTGCTGTTCGTCTGCGTTCACAACGCCGGCCGATCCCAAATGGCGGCGGGCTGGCTGCGCCACCTGGCCGGCGACCGTGTAGAGATCCGCTCCGCGGGCTCTCTGCCCGCCGACCGGATCAATCCCGTCGTCGTCGCCGCGATGAACGAGCAGGGCATCGACATCGCTGCCGAGCATCCCAAGATCATAACGACCGAGGCAGTACAGCATTCAGACGTCGTGATCACAATGGGCTGCGGCGATGCCTGCCCGTTCTTCCCGGGGAAGCGCTACGAGGACTGGAAGCTCGACGACCCTGCCGGCGGCGACCTCGGGGCCGTTCGTCAGATCCGTGACGAGATCCGGAGCCACGTGGAAGAACTGATCACCAGCCTGCGTGAGGACTGA
- the arsM gene encoding arsenite methyltransferase, whose amino-acid sequence MTDTGDETRERVRARYATAATAVSRGNRDALALIDADQSCCSPSENASCCGGSGELDDAFGASLYSADEQGELPAEAVAASLGCGNPMMVARLNEGEKVLDLGSGGGIDVLLSARRVGPTGFAYGVDMTDEMLELAEANKAKAGAVNVEFLKGTIEDVPLPDGAVDVVISNCVINLSIDKPTVFAEMFRVLVPGGRIGISDVVAEDHLTPAERAERGSHVGCIAGALSRTEYLDGLAAAGFIDAAVEFTHEAAPGMHSALVRAVKPAAA is encoded by the coding sequence ATGACCGACACCGGTGACGAGACCCGCGAGCGGGTGCGGGCCAGGTATGCCACGGCGGCCACCGCGGTCTCCCGCGGCAACCGCGACGCGTTGGCCCTGATCGATGCCGATCAATCCTGCTGCAGTCCGAGCGAGAACGCGTCCTGCTGCGGCGGTTCCGGCGAGCTGGACGATGCTTTCGGCGCGTCGCTGTACTCGGCAGACGAGCAGGGCGAGTTGCCGGCTGAGGCAGTCGCCGCATCACTGGGCTGCGGCAACCCGATGATGGTCGCCCGACTGAACGAGGGCGAGAAGGTACTCGATCTGGGCTCCGGAGGCGGCATCGACGTGCTGCTCTCGGCACGCCGCGTCGGCCCGACTGGCTTCGCCTACGGTGTGGACATGACCGACGAAATGCTCGAGTTGGCCGAAGCGAACAAGGCAAAGGCTGGTGCCGTGAACGTGGAGTTCCTCAAAGGCACCATCGAGGACGTGCCTCTGCCGGACGGGGCGGTGGATGTGGTGATCTCGAACTGTGTCATCAACCTTTCCATCGACAAGCCGACCGTGTTCGCCGAGATGTTCCGGGTCTTGGTGCCCGGTGGTCGCATCGGCATCTCGGACGTCGTTGCGGAGGACCACCTCACCCCGGCCGAGCGCGCCGAGCGCGGCTCCCATGTCGGCTGCATCGCCGGTGCGCTCTCGCGCACCGAGTACCTGGACGGGCTCGCCGCGGCCGGATTCATCGACGCGGCAGTGGAATTCACACACGAGGCAGCGCCGGGCATGCACTCCGCACTGGTCCGCGCGGTCAAGCCCGCCGCAGCCTGA
- a CDS encoding ArsR/SmtB family transcription factor: protein MSTRTELPITPVGIAACCSPLTAGVIDDASAAQLARVFKALGDPTRVRLISLIAAAEGAEACICELTDPVGLSQPTVSHHMRLLVQAGLVTREQRGKWAYYRLVGQTFNALREAVTVGIDVV from the coding sequence ATGAGCACCAGGACCGAGCTGCCGATCACTCCCGTCGGGATCGCAGCGTGCTGCTCTCCGCTGACGGCGGGCGTGATCGACGACGCCTCGGCCGCGCAGCTGGCGCGGGTGTTCAAAGCGCTCGGCGACCCCACCCGCGTCCGCCTCATCTCGCTCATCGCGGCGGCAGAGGGAGCCGAGGCATGCATCTGCGAATTGACCGATCCGGTCGGGCTGAGCCAACCGACGGTTTCCCATCACATGAGGTTGCTGGTGCAGGCTGGGCTGGTCACGCGTGAGCAGCGCGGCAAGTGGGCGTATTACCGGCTGGTCGGCCAGACATTCAACGCGCTGCGCGAAGCCGTCACCGTCGGGATTGACGTCGTCTGA
- a CDS encoding winged helix-turn-helix transcriptional regulator has protein sequence MVTTSSESQLPSSPYRADCPTRRILDRIGDRWTVLIVGALWDGSARFSELRRRIEGVSQKMLTQTLRALERDGLVQRTVYPEVPVRVEYTLTEAGRTLREPLRALEEWSITHLSDVSASQKAYDRAAS, from the coding sequence GTGGTAACCACCTCGTCCGAGTCGCAACTCCCGAGCAGCCCCTACCGTGCCGACTGCCCGACCCGCCGCATCCTCGATCGCATCGGCGACCGCTGGACGGTGCTGATCGTGGGCGCTCTCTGGGACGGCAGCGCGCGGTTCTCCGAGTTGCGGCGGCGCATCGAAGGCGTCTCACAGAAGATGCTCACCCAGACCCTGCGCGCGCTCGAACGAGACGGACTGGTGCAGCGCACGGTCTACCCCGAGGTGCCAGTGCGCGTCGAATACACGCTCACCGAGGCGGGTCGTACCCTGCGCGAGCCGCTCCGCGCGCTCGAAGAGTGGTCGATCACTCACCTGAGCGATGTGTCCGCATCGCAGAAGGCCTACGACCGCGCCGCCTCGTAA
- a CDS encoding NAD(P)-dependent oxidoreductase, translated as MSRITVIGGTGYAGSAIVKEASGRGHQVTVLSRSATDTPVPNVTYVYGDATEEATLPALLEGAEVVVDALAPRGAAAAGWRDVHRIIARAADAAGVRLYIVGGASSLRPAPGAARFVSDLTGIPEELHEEIRSGAAFITEDLPATPATLDWVFVSPALRFGAHLPGEVLGRYRLGDDVAVQPDGGAISAADYALGFVDLIERGAHHRAHVNLGH; from the coding sequence ATGTCTCGCATCACCGTCATCGGCGGCACTGGATATGCCGGCTCGGCCATTGTCAAGGAGGCCTCCGGGCGCGGCCACCAGGTCACAGTGCTGAGTCGCTCGGCGACCGACACACCCGTCCCGAACGTGACCTACGTGTACGGCGATGCGACCGAGGAGGCGACACTTCCGGCACTCCTGGAAGGCGCCGAGGTCGTGGTGGACGCTCTTGCGCCGCGCGGCGCGGCAGCCGCCGGCTGGCGTGACGTGCATCGCATCATTGCGCGCGCAGCCGATGCCGCAGGCGTTCGCCTGTACATCGTCGGCGGCGCGTCCTCGCTGCGCCCTGCACCGGGCGCTGCCCGCTTCGTCTCGGATCTGACCGGAATCCCCGAGGAGCTGCACGAAGAGATCCGCTCGGGCGCTGCATTCATCACCGAAGATCTGCCGGCCACCCCCGCAACGCTGGATTGGGTCTTCGTGAGCCCGGCGCTGCGCTTCGGTGCGCATCTGCCCGGCGAAGTGCTCGGCCGTTATCGGCTCGGAGACGACGTCGCGGTTCAGCCCGATGGCGGGGCGATCTCTGCTGCGGACTATGCCCTCGGGTTCGTCGACCTGATCGAGCGCGGCGCACACCACCGGGCGCACGTCAACCTCGGGCACTGA
- the arfB gene encoding alternative ribosome rescue aminoacyl-tRNA hydrolase ArfB has translation MDDLHVAPGPGAPHGLTVPAAELVEQFSHASGPGGQGVNTADSRVQLSLDLATTTALTDRQRARVLKVLAVKLAGTVLTVSAAEHRSQRRNRTAARERLVALLRDALVPPAPRHPTRPTNASRRRRIEAKHRRSVTKRNRERPEPE, from the coding sequence GTGGACGATCTGCACGTGGCCCCGGGGCCGGGCGCACCGCACGGACTGACCGTGCCGGCGGCCGAGCTCGTCGAGCAGTTCTCCCATGCCTCCGGCCCTGGTGGCCAGGGCGTGAACACAGCCGACTCCCGCGTACAGCTCAGCCTCGACCTGGCGACGACGACAGCGTTGACCGATCGACAGCGCGCACGCGTGCTCAAGGTCCTGGCGGTCAAGCTCGCCGGCACCGTGCTCACCGTCAGCGCCGCCGAGCATCGCTCGCAGCGCCGCAACCGCACCGCGGCACGAGAACGACTCGTCGCGCTGCTGCGTGACGCTCTCGTACCGCCTGCGCCCCGGCATCCCACCCGTCCCACGAACGCCTCGCGACGTCGGCGCATCGAGGCGAAGCACCGGCGCTCTGTGACCAAGCGCAACCGCGAGCGGCCCGAGCCGGAGTGA